One region of Aminobacterium colombiense DSM 12261 genomic DNA includes:
- a CDS encoding phosphate ABC transporter substrate-binding protein — translation MHRFFRFLFASIMIMSLVIAGSQLAIAADGQIFFKGSSTLAPVISQVAQQFMEKYGTWNKIDASLPDAKIEIFVSGGGSGEGVKAVLDGTSNFGMTARTVKEEEKKAIGDYHEFHIGTDALTISVNPDNKVCQVKPNLTKDELVKIFSGEYRTWNNLDPALAKEEIVVVIRDIGGGAHEVFQKSVMKKVDVTPSAIQSPSMGALVTKVIENKNAIGYASFGMVNVHKGEIVPLKVDGVEPTVENILDGTYYVSRPLLVVKKGNMSPIEKAFIDELLSAEGMKIVEQMGFVPAK, via the coding sequence TTGCATAGGTTTTTCCGTTTTTTATTCGCTTCTATCATGATTATGAGTCTTGTTATTGCAGGAAGTCAGCTTGCTATCGCTGCAGACGGTCAGATTTTCTTTAAAGGATCATCTACCCTTGCTCCTGTTATTTCACAAGTGGCACAGCAGTTTATGGAAAAATACGGCACGTGGAATAAAATTGATGCCTCTCTTCCTGACGCCAAAATTGAAATTTTTGTCTCTGGGGGCGGTTCCGGAGAAGGAGTAAAGGCCGTTCTTGACGGGACAAGTAATTTTGGGATGACAGCACGTACCGTTAAAGAAGAAGAAAAAAAAGCTATCGGAGATTACCACGAGTTTCATATTGGAACAGACGCTCTGACCATTTCGGTTAATCCTGACAACAAAGTATGCCAGGTAAAACCCAACCTCACCAAGGATGAATTAGTTAAGATTTTTAGTGGCGAATATAGAACGTGGAATAATCTTGATCCTGCGTTGGCAAAAGAAGAAATTGTCGTCGTTATTCGAGACATTGGCGGCGGGGCTCACGAAGTGTTCCAGAAGAGCGTTATGAAAAAAGTGGATGTAACTCCTAGCGCTATTCAATCTCCCTCGATGGGCGCCCTTGTCACAAAAGTTATAGAAAATAAAAATGCCATCGGTTATGCTTCTTTTGGCATGGTTAATGTGCACAAGGGAGAAATTGTCCCTCTCAAAGTCGATGGAGTGGAGCCTACCGTTGAAAACATTCTCGATGGAACATATTATGTGTCACGACCACTTCTTGTCGTCAAGAAAGGAAATATGTCCCCTATAGAAAAAGCGTTTATTGATGAGTTGCTTTCTGCTGAGGGCATGAAAATAGTGGAACAGATGGGGTTCGTACCTGCAAAGTAG
- a CDS encoding transporter substrate-binding domain-containing protein, whose product MKKIGVLLLCCIFVVLGASNVLAADKKTYIVGIDGDYYPYSFIGQDGKPAGFDVESIQWIAKEMGFEVKVQPMAWDGIIPALLAKKIDMVYSGMTASPERREVVAFSKVYWIINQAVCVRNNTDTNMGNLFDGKHTIGTQRGCTAAMWLEDYVVKTGIIPSQNLKLYDNFPLAAKDLENGRIDAAMMDDVIVAKAVEGKDMKIIGTISTGEEYAVAMRKEDKELHDLINEGLDRLMTSPMWNELKLKYKMF is encoded by the coding sequence ATGAAAAAAATTGGTGTACTTTTGTTGTGCTGTATCTTTGTTGTTCTTGGGGCAAGCAATGTTCTTGCCGCTGACAAGAAAACGTATATAGTAGGAATTGACGGCGACTACTATCCTTATTCTTTTATTGGCCAAGATGGCAAACCCGCAGGCTTTGACGTAGAGTCCATTCAATGGATCGCTAAAGAAATGGGTTTCGAAGTCAAGGTTCAGCCCATGGCGTGGGATGGAATTATTCCAGCCCTTCTCGCTAAAAAGATCGATATGGTTTATTCTGGCATGACAGCCTCTCCGGAACGCCGCGAAGTGGTAGCTTTCAGCAAGGTCTACTGGATCATTAATCAGGCTGTTTGCGTTCGAAACAATACCGACACAAATATGGGAAACCTTTTTGATGGAAAGCACACCATTGGAACCCAGCGCGGCTGCACTGCAGCTATGTGGCTTGAAGATTATGTGGTCAAAACGGGAATAATTCCCAGTCAAAATCTGAAACTTTATGATAATTTCCCACTGGCGGCAAAAGACCTGGAAAATGGCCGGATAGACGCTGCTATGATGGATGATGTGATTGTGGCAAAGGCTGTTGAAGGTAAGGATATGAAAATTATCGGAACAATCTCTACAGGCGAGGAATATGCCGTAGCTATGAGGAAAGAGGACAAGGAACTTCACGACCTCATCAATGAAGGCCTTGACCGTCTCATGACATCCCCAATGTGGAATGAATTAAAATTGAAATATAAGATGTTTTAA
- a CDS encoding PaaI family thioesterase, with the protein MIEKLEGSQGCFVCDTTNTNPRSLKLAIYWDSERRKTIIRLTPDSSHCGYEGIVHGGIIASIFDDAMAWAVKKETGIWAVTATFEIRYRQPVKIGEEYTFYGKIDSVLGKRIRTSALLKNSTGQEAASASALFISMEPNS; encoded by the coding sequence ATGATAGAGAAACTGGAAGGGTCGCAAGGGTGTTTTGTTTGTGACACCACTAACACGAACCCTCGATCCCTTAAGCTCGCAATCTACTGGGATAGTGAACGGAGGAAAACCATTATCCGATTAACCCCCGACTCCTCCCACTGCGGGTATGAAGGAATTGTGCATGGCGGGATTATCGCCTCCATTTTCGATGATGCCATGGCATGGGCAGTAAAGAAAGAAACTGGTATCTGGGCTGTAACAGCTACTTTTGAAATACGGTACAGACAACCAGTCAAGATAGGTGAAGAATACACATTCTATGGGAAAATTGATTCTGTCCTAGGCAAGAGGATTCGCACATCAGCTCTCTTAAAAAATAGCACCGGTCAAGAGGCAGCCAGCGCTTCAGCTCTTTTCATCTCTATGGAGCCTAATAGTTAA
- a CDS encoding amino acid ABC transporter permease, with protein MNDLLFIQQDVLPALLTGIIMTLKLIVVSIPFGIAAGTVIAIGRVYGNNTISFLCRLYVIFFKGTPLLILLFMLYFGLPSFGITLSPFAASVLGFIICNGAYNSEYIRGAIQSVKGGQLIAAQALGMTKWQAILNIILPQAFRRAIPGCSNEMIYLIKYSSLAYMLTYIELTGAGKIVASRSFRYTLVFTVVGVIYLIMVTLASWLLSLLEKKLYIPGWSQES; from the coding sequence ATGAATGATCTGCTTTTTATTCAGCAGGATGTGCTGCCAGCATTGCTGACAGGCATAATCATGACTTTAAAACTCATTGTGGTGTCTATTCCTTTTGGAATAGCTGCAGGTACTGTCATAGCCATAGGACGGGTGTACGGGAACAACACTATTTCATTCCTCTGCAGACTCTATGTTATTTTTTTTAAGGGAACGCCTCTTTTGATTCTTCTTTTTATGCTCTATTTCGGCCTTCCCTCTTTTGGCATCACTTTAAGTCCCTTTGCTGCTTCTGTATTGGGTTTTATTATCTGCAATGGAGCTTATAACTCAGAGTATATACGAGGAGCCATACAGTCCGTTAAAGGTGGACAGCTCATTGCCGCTCAGGCTCTGGGCATGACGAAATGGCAAGCCATCCTGAATATTATTCTTCCTCAGGCCTTTCGACGGGCTATCCCTGGCTGTTCTAACGAGATGATCTATCTTATCAAGTATTCCTCTCTCGCCTACATGCTCACGTACATAGAACTGACCGGCGCCGGGAAGATTGTAGCGTCCCGTTCCTTCAGATATACTCTTGTCTTTACCGTTGTCGGCGTTATATATCTCATAATGGTAACCTTAGCCAGTTGGCTTCTTTCTCTTCTTGAAAAAAAACTTTATATCCCCGGATGGAGCCAGGAAAGCTAG
- a CDS encoding MGDG synthase family glycosyltransferase, which produces MRPVHLVYVSAGSGHRIAARAIQEELDSRRIPNVIMDLLDFSSDLFKWSYSDVYAFVSEHAHLACKVMYELTDQDREESAALRLLEKINMENVKKFMRYLAENQPDVCVGTHFFPLSVLSYMKEQGFYKGKIYGVVTDYGLHRMWVSPHVDAYFVGGAPVKKDLVEAGISNDKVLISGIPVLRKYAESYSRYTEEKPLKTPFSLLFVASSVPNSIVLDILEGLIETGINLSLTIIAGRNEDLIDQLEGVDIPHRIDFKVLGFVDNLNDYMEEADLMITKPGGLTVSEALCVGVPMIMINPIPKQEINNARYLEANGAGIWARSATDAVHHVRGLYTSFERLKKIRGAARKLAHPHSAQVIADKVLLSLNKHSML; this is translated from the coding sequence GTGAGACCGGTCCATCTTGTTTATGTATCGGCAGGCAGTGGGCATCGAATAGCGGCTCGCGCGATTCAGGAAGAACTTGATAGTCGCAGAATACCGAATGTCATAATGGATTTACTCGATTTTTCGAGTGATCTCTTTAAATGGTCATATAGTGACGTATATGCTTTTGTAAGTGAACACGCCCACCTGGCGTGCAAGGTCATGTATGAACTGACTGATCAGGATAGAGAAGAAAGCGCCGCCCTTCGTCTTCTTGAAAAAATAAATATGGAGAACGTAAAGAAGTTCATGCGTTACCTTGCCGAAAATCAGCCTGATGTTTGCGTGGGAACCCATTTTTTCCCCCTTTCCGTCCTTTCCTATATGAAAGAACAGGGTTTTTACAAAGGTAAAATATACGGTGTTGTCACCGATTATGGCCTTCATCGAATGTGGGTAAGTCCCCACGTAGACGCATATTTCGTTGGCGGCGCGCCGGTAAAGAAAGATCTTGTCGAAGCAGGTATTTCCAATGATAAAGTATTAATCTCCGGCATTCCAGTATTAAGGAAGTATGCTGAGAGTTATTCAAGATATACAGAGGAAAAGCCTCTTAAAACTCCCTTCTCTTTATTGTTTGTGGCGAGTAGTGTGCCTAACTCAATAGTACTTGATATTCTCGAAGGTCTTATCGAAACAGGGATCAACCTCTCCCTCACCATCATTGCAGGTCGAAACGAAGATCTTATAGACCAGCTGGAAGGGGTGGATATTCCTCACCGGATCGATTTTAAAGTGCTTGGTTTCGTGGATAATCTGAACGACTATATGGAGGAGGCAGATCTCATGATTACCAAGCCAGGGGGACTCACTGTAAGCGAAGCGCTATGCGTCGGGGTTCCCATGATTATGATAAACCCCATACCCAAGCAGGAAATAAACAATGCCAGATATCTTGAAGCAAATGGGGCGGGGATCTGGGCAAGATCTGCAACAGATGCGGTTCATCACGTACGGGGGCTCTATACCTCTTTTGAGCGTTTGAAAAAAATAAGAGGGGCGGCGCGGAAGTTGGCCCACCCCCACTCAGCGCAAGTTATTGCTGATAAAGTGCTGCTTTCACTGAATAAGCATTCCATGTTATAA
- a CDS encoding PstA family ABC transporter permease produces the protein MVNDKGKASLFPLRLWLFSSAFFVIASLCVLFGYIFIQGGRELSLSFLTNTPQGFPLGVEGGIWPAIVGSFWFTTIACAFGSFLALPTAIFLAFYAKTTWIVSLCHFLIHSMAGIPSIILGLFGYTFFVVTLGFGVSLLSGGLILGIMIFPFIEVRVEKTLLEFPNNITQASISLGITKTWTLFHLILPGCMDDIAKTIALGGSFAMGATAPILFTGAVLFAPSPRSVFSPAMALSNHLYILVGQGISISKAYGTALVLIVLLLILNVVPLVINMCRKER, from the coding sequence ATGGTAAACGATAAAGGGAAGGCTTCTCTATTTCCCCTTCGACTATGGCTTTTTTCAAGTGCATTTTTTGTTATAGCATCTTTGTGCGTTCTTTTTGGATATATTTTTATTCAAGGAGGAAGGGAACTTTCTCTTTCTTTCCTTACAAACACGCCACAGGGTTTTCCTTTAGGTGTAGAAGGAGGAATCTGGCCAGCTATTGTGGGAAGTTTCTGGTTTACTACAATTGCTTGCGCATTCGGCTCCTTTTTGGCTCTTCCTACAGCAATTTTTCTCGCCTTTTATGCTAAAACAACATGGATTGTATCTCTTTGCCATTTTTTAATCCATTCAATGGCGGGAATACCCTCGATTATCCTGGGGCTATTTGGCTATACGTTCTTTGTCGTTACACTTGGTTTTGGCGTGTCTCTCTTGTCTGGAGGGCTTATTCTTGGAATTATGATCTTTCCCTTTATTGAGGTTCGAGTTGAAAAAACTCTTTTGGAATTTCCTAATAATATTACGCAGGCTTCAATCAGTTTGGGCATTACAAAAACGTGGACACTTTTTCATCTGATTCTTCCGGGGTGTATGGACGACATTGCCAAAACCATAGCTCTCGGAGGAAGTTTTGCCATGGGTGCAACAGCCCCTATTCTCTTTACAGGAGCCGTTCTCTTCGCACCATCCCCGCGTTCCGTTTTTTCTCCAGCAATGGCTCTGTCCAACCATCTTTATATTCTTGTAGGACAGGGGATTTCGATTTCCAAAGCATATGGAACCGCTCTCGTGCTTATTGTTCTTCTACTTATTCTCAACGTAGTGCCCCTTGTTATAAATATGTGTAGAAAGGAGAGGTAA
- a CDS encoding phosphate ABC transporter ATP-binding protein, giving the protein MSSILEIHQLAVAFNNKKILKNINANIYPHQITAIIGPSGCGKSTFLKSLNRLVEDERGVTLSGQIRLDGEDTFTLSPEEVRRRIGMVFQSPTPFPFSIYDNMAYPLRYYGYGSKKKSKNLDVIIRNKLEDVGLFEEVKDSLSMNATLLSGGQQQRLCIARALAVEPEILLLDEPCSSLDVKNTQNIEMMLRALCQQYSIIIVTHNLFQARRISHRTFFILDGEIIEAGPTKDLFENPCDSRTAEYISGIYG; this is encoded by the coding sequence ATGTCCTCTATTCTTGAAATTCATCAGCTTGCTGTCGCTTTCAACAATAAAAAGATTCTTAAAAACATCAACGCAAATATCTATCCTCATCAAATTACAGCCATTATCGGCCCTTCAGGATGTGGAAAATCCACATTTCTTAAAAGCCTCAATCGTCTTGTAGAGGATGAACGAGGGGTGACTCTGAGCGGGCAGATTCGTCTTGATGGAGAGGATACTTTTACGCTAAGTCCTGAAGAAGTGCGCCGTCGTATCGGCATGGTCTTTCAATCACCTACGCCCTTTCCTTTCTCTATTTACGACAATATGGCGTATCCTTTACGTTATTATGGATACGGCTCGAAAAAAAAGAGTAAAAACCTTGACGTCATAATTCGTAACAAACTTGAGGATGTAGGGCTTTTTGAAGAAGTCAAAGATAGTTTGTCGATGAACGCAACTCTCCTTTCAGGGGGACAGCAACAGAGACTCTGTATTGCACGAGCTCTCGCTGTAGAACCGGAAATACTGCTTTTGGATGAACCATGTTCTTCCCTTGACGTTAAGAACACGCAAAATATAGAGATGATGCTTCGTGCTCTATGTCAGCAATATTCTATTATCATCGTTACCCATAATCTTTTTCAGGCACGTCGTATTTCACATCGGACGTTTTTCATACTTGACGGAGAAATTATTGAAGCAGGCCCCACAAAAGATCTTTTTGAAAATCCTTGCGATAGCCGAACCGCGGAGTATATTTCTGGCATTTACGGCTAA
- a CDS encoding amino acid ABC transporter ATP-binding protein: protein MSDKTKDIILRVEDIHKSYGGVEVLRGISFTVRKGETKVFIGPSGTGKSTLLRCINQLTIPDSGQIWLHGEEVTHSKKSINVLRQKMGMVFQNFYLFDHLTALRNVEIALLKVKGMDKKHAREKAMLELERVGMAAFADHYPTQLSGGQAQRVSIARALAMDPDVMLFDEPTSALDPELIGEVLEVMRNLAKGGMTMLVVTHEMGFACSVANEIMFMEEGRILESGSPDKLLNTPQYERTRQFLRKLMDLYGELGKSNE from the coding sequence ATGAGTGATAAAACAAAGGACATTATTTTGCGAGTTGAGGATATTCATAAATCCTACGGCGGCGTTGAAGTTTTAAGAGGGATTTCCTTCACCGTTCGCAAAGGTGAGACCAAGGTCTTTATTGGTCCTTCAGGAACGGGCAAAAGCACGTTGCTTCGCTGCATCAATCAGCTTACCATTCCTGATTCTGGCCAGATCTGGCTTCACGGCGAAGAGGTTACTCATTCGAAGAAAAGTATCAACGTCTTACGCCAGAAAATGGGGATGGTCTTTCAAAACTTCTACCTTTTTGATCACCTGACAGCCCTTCGTAATGTGGAAATTGCTCTTTTAAAAGTAAAAGGCATGGATAAAAAACATGCCCGGGAAAAAGCAATGCTGGAACTTGAGCGTGTAGGTATGGCGGCTTTTGCTGATCACTATCCCACCCAGCTTTCCGGAGGGCAAGCCCAGAGAGTCTCTATAGCCAGAGCTTTAGCCATGGATCCTGATGTTATGCTTTTCGATGAACCTACATCTGCCCTTGACCCAGAGCTTATTGGAGAAGTACTTGAAGTTATGCGCAATCTCGCTAAAGGCGGAATGACAATGCTAGTGGTAACCCACGAAATGGGTTTTGCCTGTTCTGTAGCAAACGAAATTATGTTTATGGAAGAAGGCAGAATTCTTGAAAGCGGGTCTCCCGACAAATTGCTTAATACCCCTCAATACGAACGAACCCGTCAGTTCCTTCGCAAATTGATGGATCTTTACGGAGAACTGGGGAAGAGCAATGAATGA
- a CDS encoding cation:proton antiporter, with the protein MLVGVIFVFHVKGCFIMAFSLAIILLFALPTNKIFETLKMPGLLGTLLLGIAIGPYGLDWLQPELLNASSDLRRIALIIILLRAGLGINRDDLKQNGIIALKMSCLPGLFEGATIAFISVKLLGFSLIQGGILGFILSAVSPAVVVPSMLDLIKLENA; encoded by the coding sequence ATGCTTGTAGGAGTCATTTTTGTATTCCATGTGAAAGGGTGTTTTATTATGGCTTTTAGTCTTGCTATTATTTTACTATTTGCCCTGCCAACAAATAAAATTTTTGAAACTTTGAAAATGCCTGGTTTATTGGGCACCTTGCTTTTAGGAATAGCTATAGGCCCGTATGGTCTGGACTGGCTTCAACCTGAGCTTTTAAATGCTTCAAGCGATTTAAGAAGAATCGCCCTCATTATTATTTTGTTACGTGCAGGATTGGGAATAAATAGAGACGACTTGAAACAAAATGGGATCATAGCTTTAAAGATGAGTTGTCTGCCTGGTTTGTTCGAAGGAGCAACCATAGCATTTATATCAGTAAAATTATTAGGTTTTTCCTTAATTCAAGGCGGAATACTTGGTTTTATTCTTTCTGCAGTATCTCCCGCCGTGGTTGTTCCTTCCATGCTTGATTTAATAAAATTGGAGAACGCTTAG
- a CDS encoding amino acid ABC transporter permease, whose product MENIEVVVQSLPYLLQGTLVTLRIVALALALGLCMGLPLAIGQVYGSASIQKMVKAYVWIFRGLPNLVLLFLFFFGIFPSLRIDASAFSTAVVVLGLRSAAYQSQIFRGSILSLGEGQMLAARSLGMNKLQAIIWIILPQALRIALPGWSNEYPILLTDSSVTYAIGVLEILTRANLVVSRTYKPMPIFLTCAIIFILLNYGGMRLLHMIENKMRIPGYGNGER is encoded by the coding sequence ATGGAAAACATTGAGGTTGTTGTTCAGTCCTTACCATATTTGCTGCAGGGGACACTGGTCACGCTAAGAATTGTAGCCCTGGCCCTGGCCCTTGGTCTATGCATGGGGCTTCCTTTGGCCATTGGTCAGGTATATGGTTCTGCTTCCATACAGAAAATGGTAAAAGCCTACGTATGGATTTTTAGGGGGCTTCCCAATCTCGTATTGCTTTTCCTCTTCTTTTTTGGAATTTTTCCCTCTCTTAGGATAGATGCTTCGGCTTTTTCTACTGCTGTGGTTGTTCTCGGATTACGAAGCGCCGCCTATCAATCTCAGATTTTCAGGGGCAGTATCCTCTCCCTTGGGGAGGGTCAGATGCTAGCGGCCCGATCACTGGGGATGAATAAATTACAGGCCATTATATGGATTATTCTGCCTCAGGCATTGCGCATTGCTCTGCCGGGTTGGTCAAATGAATATCCTATCCTTCTTACAGATTCTTCGGTAACCTATGCAATAGGCGTTCTTGAAATTCTTACAAGGGCAAACCTTGTGGTCTCAAGAACCTATAAGCCTATGCCTATATTTTTAACCTGCGCCATTATCTTTATTCTTTTAAATTATGGCGGTATGCGCTTGCTTCACATGATAGAAAATAAAATGAGAATTCCTGGCTATGGAAATGGAGAACGGTAA
- the pstC gene encoding phosphate ABC transporter permease subunit PstC, which translates to MKKELIFVWACKALTLLAVSFLFFIFLFIAKESFMFFQKTPLLHFLTGSRWNPMADPPAFGLLPMIFATVYVSLLATAIALPIGVGMAIILSVLAPPKIQWLLLPLIDLMAGIPSVVYGFAGLMIIVKFFETHFSWSSGESVLAGGILLAIMILPYVVSTCYESMIKVLHHYERASRALSVSKWHMMRYLVIPTAKKAIFAALILSLSRAMGETMAVMMVIGNSPIFPHLFRKAETIPALIALEMGGAVVGSLHYQALFAAGLILMLVLFTFNSFFFFIRKHIDEGIKW; encoded by the coding sequence GTGAAAAAAGAATTGATTTTCGTATGGGCTTGCAAGGCCCTTACGTTGCTGGCTGTTTCTTTCTTATTCTTTATATTTCTTTTTATTGCAAAAGAAAGTTTTATGTTTTTTCAGAAGACGCCACTTCTTCATTTTTTAACGGGGTCACGATGGAATCCTATGGCCGACCCGCCTGCTTTTGGCCTTCTGCCGATGATATTCGCCACTGTTTATGTTTCCCTTCTTGCAACAGCTATTGCTCTTCCTATCGGGGTCGGAATGGCTATTATTCTATCGGTTTTAGCTCCCCCAAAAATTCAATGGTTACTTCTCCCTCTTATTGATCTCATGGCCGGTATCCCGTCTGTTGTCTATGGTTTTGCAGGCCTTATGATTATTGTAAAATTTTTTGAGACCCACTTTTCGTGGTCTTCCGGAGAGTCTGTGCTCGCCGGTGGAATTCTTTTAGCCATCATGATTTTGCCCTATGTCGTCTCCACATGCTATGAATCTATGATTAAAGTTCTTCATCATTATGAACGGGCATCACGAGCCCTGAGTGTCTCAAAATGGCACATGATGCGTTATTTAGTTATTCCTACAGCCAAAAAAGCTATTTTTGCTGCGCTGATTCTTTCCCTTTCAAGAGCTATGGGAGAAACGATGGCAGTTATGATGGTTATTGGAAACAGCCCCATATTTCCCCATCTTTTTCGCAAGGCTGAGACGATCCCCGCTCTCATTGCTCTGGAAATGGGGGGAGCTGTCGTTGGCAGCTTACACTATCAAGCGCTTTTCGCAGCTGGATTAATTCTTATGCTTGTGCTCTTTACCTTTAATTCCTTTTTCTTTTTTATTCGCAAGCACATTGATGAGGGGATAAAATGGTAA
- a CDS encoding ketopantoate reductase family protein, which yields MRICIAGLGGVGGYFGGRLAVAYETSAEHEISFLCRGEHMNRIREKGLVVTTPRETFVAHPRVVSDSPAEIGCVDVLFFAVKGYDLQAFAKAARPLCHNQTLLIPLGNGVDNADILCKEKIPGILFNGCVYISAFIASPGEIRQVGGNCKMIVGPVNDHIEKHRSFEKVMKEGGILFELTPEIDLAVWTKFIFMSPMAAVTTLKRASFGEVLSQKRTRDMVLNLMKEVESLAQKRGIALPGNIVEVSLEKAQSFPPETRSSMELDASKGRPTELETFVGAVVRLAEDAGISVPLYEKVYKALLQE from the coding sequence ATGCGCATTTGCATCGCGGGACTTGGAGGTGTGGGCGGCTACTTTGGAGGCCGCCTTGCAGTTGCCTATGAAACATCAGCTGAACATGAAATCTCTTTCCTTTGCCGGGGAGAACATATGAACCGCATTAGGGAAAAGGGACTTGTAGTTACAACCCCCCGGGAAACATTTGTCGCTCACCCCCGTGTAGTTTCAGATTCGCCAGCAGAAATAGGTTGTGTTGACGTACTCTTTTTCGCAGTCAAGGGATATGACTTGCAGGCCTTTGCCAAGGCTGCCCGTCCTCTATGCCATAATCAGACCCTTCTAATTCCTCTTGGAAATGGCGTAGATAATGCGGATATCCTTTGTAAAGAAAAAATTCCAGGCATTCTTTTCAATGGTTGCGTTTACATTTCTGCCTTTATTGCCTCCCCCGGCGAAATTCGCCAGGTTGGAGGAAATTGTAAAATGATTGTAGGTCCCGTGAATGACCACATCGAGAAACATCGTTCCTTTGAAAAAGTGATGAAAGAAGGAGGCATTCTTTTCGAACTCACTCCAGAAATTGACTTGGCTGTCTGGACAAAATTTATTTTCATGAGCCCTATGGCCGCGGTAACAACCCTCAAGAGAGCGTCTTTTGGGGAGGTTCTTTCTCAAAAGAGAACCCGAGACATGGTATTAAATCTCATGAAAGAGGTTGAATCCCTTGCTCAGAAAAGGGGGATAGCCCTCCCTGGAAATATTGTTGAGGTATCTCTTGAGAAGGCTCAATCTTTCCCGCCAGAAACTCGTTCTTCTATGGAGCTCGATGCCTCAAAGGGGCGTCCTACAGAACTTGAAACTTTTGTAGGTGCTGTGGTTCGTCTTGCAGAAGATGCAGGGATCTCCGTGCCTCTTTATGAGAAGGTTTACAAGGCGCTCCTGCAAGAATAG
- the msrA gene encoding peptide-methionine (S)-S-oxide reductase MsrA, whose translation MTIIVIGVFLAIYPGIIFAEESNMEKEMAFMENILPAIDSVEHKRTELATFALGUFWGPDAQFGLLSGVISTKVGYTGGDRPDPTYHTLGNHTESIQVVYDPDVISYEDLLEVFTEGHDPTLPIFSRQYMSAIFYENEEQKAGAEGWKEHLQQETGRPVRTQILPLETFYLAEAYHQKYWLRMDSAFFQEYKKIYPSLDKLLQSTAVARVNGYLGGYGTLKELEAELLLLGLSEEGQRRLRNIVFSR comes from the coding sequence ATGACCATCATTGTCATAGGGGTGTTCCTTGCTATTTACCCGGGTATTATTTTTGCCGAAGAATCTAATATGGAAAAGGAGATGGCATTTATGGAAAATATCCTTCCCGCCATAGATAGCGTAGAGCATAAAAGAACTGAATTAGCGACCTTTGCCCTTGGCTGATTTTGGGGGCCAGACGCCCAGTTCGGGCTTCTTTCAGGTGTTATCAGTACAAAAGTAGGGTATACCGGAGGGGACAGGCCAGATCCCACTTATCATACGTTAGGGAATCATACGGAAAGCATTCAAGTCGTATATGATCCGGATGTTATTTCTTACGAGGACCTTTTAGAGGTCTTTACAGAAGGACATGACCCCACGCTTCCTATCTTTTCGCGGCAATATATGTCTGCCATCTTCTATGAGAACGAAGAGCAGAAGGCAGGGGCTGAGGGCTGGAAAGAACATTTGCAGCAAGAAACAGGCCGTCCAGTGCGAACGCAAATCCTCCCTCTTGAAACATTTTATCTGGCTGAGGCCTATCATCAGAAATACTGGTTGCGTATGGACAGCGCTTTTTTCCAGGAATATAAGAAGATCTATCCTTCTCTGGACAAACTTTTGCAGTCTACGGCCGTTGCAAGGGTTAACGGATACCTTGGCGGCTACGGTACCCTAAAAGAGCTTGAGGCGGAACTCCTCCTCCTTGGTCTTTCTGAGGAAGGACAAAGGAGACTTAGAAACATTGTTTTTAGCCGTTAA